In the genome of Paralichthys olivaceus isolate ysfri-2021 chromosome 10, ASM2471397v2, whole genome shotgun sequence, the window GCACCTCTCCGTGGGCCAGCAGGGTTCTCTGCTCGGCCTCCTTTTTGGTCTTGCTGTAGGAAAACCTCAAGGTACTGTCATAAATTGTGTCCTCGGTGCCGTTGATGATGGGTTCACCTTTGGGGTTTGGTCCCATCACCTCGATGGAGCTGGTGTAGATTAAGGACACCACGTTCTCCTGAATACAGGCCTCCAGAATAACCTGCGTGCCTGCAAAGCAAAGACGCTCTTTAGTTGTGTTGAAGAAAATATTTCCTTCTCTAGATATTTTCTAAATAAACCAGTTTCAAGTCCCCTCTCTCTGTAAGTCACAGTTACATGAGTGTTAGTTGTGGATTGAAGTGTCCGCCTCACCCTTGACATTGACGCTGTACATTTCACTGTGCTCCACCGATCCAGTGACGTTGATGATGGAGGCCGTGTGGAAGACGACGGACGCACCTCGACAGGCTTTCCTCACAAAATCACTGTCCCTGATGTCTCCCTCGAACACGCTCAGCTGTGTGCTGCCTCTGCAATCTTACCCAGTACATCAAGTACAAAATGTCACAACACAATAAAAGTActtatacatacatgtatgtttTATGATAGGAAGGGAAGATTTTACCCTCCAGAGTTTGTAAAACTTGAGGTTGAACGTGTTTGTCCAGCATCCGGATCTCAGCCATCGtctcttcctccagcagcagcctcacCAGCCTCTGTCCCAGGAATCCACAGGCTcctgtcaccacacacacatcacctccCAGAGACATGGCCGGGgttaaagacaaacaaagagatCCTCCTCTTCCAAAGCTCTTCTCTCGGAGATCTACTCAAGAGCCTTgtcagaaaaattaaaaagactGGGAATGTGAACTCCGCTGAATGTAGGATGGACCTTTTATAAGCCAAGGACAGTTGCTGCTGGAAGATACaagataaatactttttttatgttgatgctgctgtgattcgggggggggggggtgggcagACTCAGAAAAACAAGGCCAGAGACGAGGGTTACGCACTGAAATGAAAGATATTTAgactttaaatctttaaatctaGAAATAATCCATTACAGGTAAAAGTCATGTGTTCAAGATTTTACTTAAATCCAAGTATAGTAGTGAAAATCCTGTTCTGTTGTACATAGACTGTGTGAACAGAACGTGTTTGTAGCTTTTTAACACtttgtatattttaaatctttgcCTCACAGCAGACAAAACAAGATACCGGCTTCAAAATCTAACTCTACAAGGTCACACCCTTGTTGCTGAGTGTCAGAGTTTTACAGTGTAACACTTTAAAAGGGAAGATGGGTCGTGTTTTAAATACTTTGCACTTAAGAGGAAACCATCATGCCAGATCAGCTAAataaaacaagatttgaagTTTCAAGGTGACGTGTGTCTGCCAGATGGACGGATTCTATTTTCCTAACAAGGAGAGTGGATTAAAAATATCTATGAGCATCTTTTCTCCAAAAATATAACTGATTTagtgactttttaatttggttttgcAACACACACTTATGTAAAGTAAAAGTTTACTTTGGATATCACAGCAGTCTGTTGTTTGATCTGGAGGAGAATTCTCAAGGACAGCTTCATTATCATTCATTTACATCACACACGAAGagacatggtgtgtgtgtgtgtgtgtgtgtgtgtgtgtgtttgtttgttgtaccCTGTAATCAGGATGGATCTACAATTCACACCTTGATGCAGAGGACCCCAACGACCTCAACCACCATCCCTCGGGGATAAGAGGTGAAACTTGCACAACTTCTAAAGATActatgacctggatgactgaaaGTGAACAATGTGAGTCTCAATGCAAAATAAAGAGGGAaacaacctttttttattttcatttcaaaacactgcATATCAgcataaatatacaaaaaatgaaagtgagtgagtgagcttTTGTTTTGACAACAAACTGCTTGTACTTAAATGTAAGTAGGGAACAATTCTGTAATTAAGAGCAAATGAGCTcatcttttgttttgtattttctcctaCACACTGAATGATAAGCTGCGTGGCctgcaaaataatatttttgattCCACAGTAAGAACAAGGTTGACTGGTTTGTGAGCTGAGGCCTTGTGTTTGACCTTGTGTCCAgtgccatcttggtttttttgaaaccagaggtaaccatatttggagatTAAATCAAGGCTGTAATGGTGGAATAGAGTAGATTGGTATTCATGTCCAGACAACCTCTGTATAGTCTTATTTAGCCTTTTAGCCTTTGTTTTAAGTCATACAATCTTAAAACTCACAGGCAGGGTATTTactgatgtttattttgtggaataaaacaggaaatgtcttgAGCTTGTGATTGACACAGAACTTATATATTAAAAGTCTCTAAAACcccatttaaaaacacttcaacTTCAGGATTGAGGAACTGAGAAGTGCAAAGATGCAAACTCATTTCTGGGTATCAGTTTATTCAGTATCCTTTACGTGGTTTGTTTCGTCTCTTATAGTGCGTCTGACTTTGACCTTCAAACCAAAGATACTCCATGGGTTTGCCCTCTCTTTCAGGATGCATCGACTGTTTCCTTTAATTAGCATATCTGCAGAGAGAAGGAACAACAAGTAGCTGTGTTGGAGTGACGCTGCAGGTCTGACAAGGACAGGAAATGAAACTAAAGATGGTGTTTGAAGAAAGATGCAGAGCTTTTTAACTGTACAATGCTGTATAGCCATGCTTGTAGCTGCAGCTTGTGTTTGCAAACACAACTTTTTTGCACTTTTCATCGATGGTGGTCAGAGTAGAAGAAGGAACCCCTCCTCTTTGTGGCGTGTGCTCAGTTCTTCACTGCAGGTAGCGGGCACTCCTGTATCTGAGCCTCATCCACTGACCCCTCCGGGAGATGAACCGTCATCGTACAGGCCCGAATCCCCCCCAGAGGCTCCAGCACGTTGAACACACGGTCCCATGCGTCCTGCTCTGGATCGTATCGCTGCACTATCTCCACCATGCACCTGCTGTTCCAGGAATACCCTCCCACCACATAGATCTGCCCGTTAAACACAGTCACTCCGACGTCGCTCTGGCCCCGAGGCATGGGCGCCACCACCGACCACTGGTCCGTCTCGGGGCTGTAGTACTCGCAGCCCAGGACGTCGTCGTAGTCGCTGCTGCCTCGGAAGTGATTCCCGCCCATGACATAGAGTCTGTCTCCCACGGTGCACATGCAGTGCAATCCGCGGAGCTCCCTCATGTCTGCACGCCGGCTCCACGTGTCGGCTGCAGCATCATAGCACCAAAGCTCCTTCTGGAACGTGTCACGGGTGATTCCACCTGAGGGACAGAACAGAAGCCAACAAAAATTACATCACATACCTACATGTGCAGTagaatgtgaaaaaaattcAATTCTAAATTACATTCCCTGTAGTTTTTAACAATTGTTGTTagtatttgagtttttattttgctacagAGCATCAGTTGCAATTCAGAAACAGTTTTGGACTGAAACGATACAGTGCATGATATTAATACAGGATGTTGTGACTACGTAAAGTGTGAGTTATATTccagtaaataataaaaaaacctttCCAACACTGTGCAGCAGTATCAATTCGTGGGGTTTAACTTTGTTGAAAAACCCTCAACCACAGGTCCCTCCTACGTGTGAAACGTATATTTCTGCTCTGAACACAAGAGGCCGATTTCCTGTCCAGCGTTGCTAAGAAACCTGCCTTAGATCAGACGACGAGCAGCCGCTAAACAGGAAGTGGTAACATACTGTATAAGGTCGGTCATGCAAGTGCTGTGTGTAGTTCATCTTGTTCAAGTGTACATCACAGTGCATTTAGCATTAGGAGTCTTGTTGTACTTCTGACAGGGGATGACATTTGATGACTGAGTCATTTCTTGAAtattttttaacagtttctttACAACTGCCCCGTTTCAAAGCAACTGCACGACTTTGTTCCACAcctgaaaaaaagaggaagtgtGGTTGGATGGTTTTAGAATGTTAAGCCTGgggtttgaatttgtttttctctttaactcTGAGCATGACCATGATCTTTCCCCGACCGTAGTTTTTGTTTCCTAAACTTTGACGGACAGAGCTTCTGGAACAGAAAACATCATTTGATGTTAAACAGTAACGGGTGAAGTTTAGGAATATAACAATGTTCCTGAGCAACTCTAGTTTTGTCTGAAGAAACAaccttttttaatctttatttatatttgatggTTTAACCTCATCCCTTCTTATTTTATCCCCTAGCTTTTCACGTTccaaaaataaaccttttataaAACCATTACTCACAAGCTTCACTTGACAACTTTATTTAATGTTAATAATTCATTTCAATGATGGGTAATAATGGGCTAGAGAGAATAATCTGTTATGTTAAAAGTGTTAATAAATGGATTTTGATCATGATGTCGTGCAATACCACACATATTCCTATCTCTGCAAATGACTACAGTAAAAAGTGATTTACCTTTACAAGGGAGTACAAACATTATTAACGTCTTTTAACTGATAGAGAACGTTTGCGTAAGTAAACAGTAGTAGAGCCAATAATTTCAGATTATCAATGCATCATGAATTGTGGTTTATTGGAAAGTGACCCCCAGATTTATTCCAAGAGATTCAAAGCAATAGAGTTTGAGATTATAGAAATTAGAGATCCActtttaatttgtgtgaaatgagtgtgtttcacagtgtgttgtttttacctGAGATGTACATGAGGTTGCCGTGAACCGTTCCAGCATGACCGTAGTGAGGCTCCACCATACTGGTCACAAAGGTCCACTCGTTCTTCCTCAGGTTGTAGCACTCCACCGTGTCTGAGCACAGCGACCGAGACACAACTGGGTCAAAACTTAATTCAAACATGCATTTTCGTATAAAAAGTTCGTATTCACATTATCATAGCACAATAGTTGAAATTTAGTTACAGTGATGATTTTCTCCAGAGAATTATCTTCTTTTCGGTAATTCAAACTGCAATTCCTAAAGCATTTCAAGCAGCTCACCGATCTCTCCTGACGCGTTTCTTCCTCCAACTGCGAACAGTTTCCCCTTCAGTGCGCTGAGGTGGAAGAACGTCCTCTTCTCGTTGAGTGAAGCAATCTGAAGCCACCTGTCGAAGCGCGGGTCGTAGCGGTACGCACTGTCGATCGCCGTCTTACCCTTGGTGTCGTACGTGCTCTGGCCTGTGGGGAATATATTTTGGTGTTGGAACACAAATACCTGAAGCAGCTACCTTAATGTGTTGTGATGATGAGTATTGTCCTGAAAGTATCCAGGGTTCACAGCACAGTGTACAGTTGTTGTACTGACCTCCAACAATGAAGAGGAAGCCGCCCAGAAGAGCGACACCGTGCTGGTAGCGTGGAGCCTCCATGGGTTTCAGGGCCCTCCACTGGTCGCTGTTCTCGTCATACAGCCTCAGCTCGCGGCTCACCACCAGCTGCTGCCTCATCACGCCGCCCAGTGCAAGAATATGCGTAGAGTTTGAGCGTATTTGTGTCCGCTCAGTTTGCAGGGCCGGCTGCATGAAGGGCATCATCTGGTAGTTGCTGGCCTCCAGCAGGAGGTTCACACAGGCCGTGTCAGAGCGCATCATGGAGTCGCCTCCTTCCTCATCGTCCTGTGAGATCTGGATCAGCTCACTCGGGCTCATCAGTGGGAAGCGAATATGACGCATTAAAGCAAAGACGGACGAGCGACGTTTGGGAGGTTCGTGGTCCAGCCATCCTCTGGCGATGTGGTAGAGCTCCAGTTCAGAGAAACCTTCCAGCGAGTTGCTGGACAGAGCCATGGCCATGCTGCTCTCTGAGAGCTGGAGGTAACGGCCACACTGCACCAACGCTAAGAGGTTCTGACTCACAAACTCACCTGGTTTGATagaaaaaatgaataatgataATCTGTCAGTTTATTCCACCAAAGGTTAAACTGACAATATGACTTttcagccactaggggtctctctatcaaaacaataacaaaaacaatgaaaatctacctgatgcAAAACAAAGACGTGAATCATGTTTACGTTACAAACAACAATGGATAACCATGATTCATCACACGTGACCAACACAAACCGTTTAAGGAAAAGTCTGTCAAACTACCCAAcagtttttccttcatcattCGTTGCATTTTATGTAATTAAACGGCAAAAAAATTATACGTTGCCtcgaataaaatgtttttagacattttaatgaagaattgttgtATATTGCATCTTTAACCTCATCATACAGGTATAATACACATTGTACCTTGGTTACCAAGCTTGAAGCTTTATTCCTCTTACCTATGTTAAACTGAACTTCCTCCAGAAGCAGGTCAGTTGCGATGCGTTCGATTTCCACA includes:
- the LOC109637929 gene encoding kelch-like protein 9 isoform X2; translated protein: MLQKQRRSLRRLKSPTRGCSAADALCSTLPLGALVGPTVRLEGGLGSGLLKRISSRKSRQRNNSPQEANEMGGSGDDSVPGRLSRRLSRLGSRHQSRDPPRPPAQPERPPAPDDRPAPPAAAPPPPPAPAPAPAPPSPPVDMPPKRTDKATKPKLPPRPLSKVFSSTGHGAAVLQGFDHFRADKTLCDVVLVPGDSNETFPVHRVIMASSSDYFKAMFTGGMREQDMKEIKLHGVTQLGLKNIIDFIYTSKVSLDMGNLQDTLEAANFLQVMPVLRFSNQLLSSEITIDNCVEIERIATDLLLEEVQFNIGEFVSQNLLALVQCGRYLQLSESSMAMALSSNSLEGFSELELYHIARGWLDHEPPKRRSSVFALMRHIRFPLMSPSELIQISQDDEEGGDSMMRSDTACVNLLLEASNYQMMPFMQPALQTERTQIRSNSTHILALGGVMRQQLVVSRELRLYDENSDQWRALKPMEAPRYQHGVALLGGFLFIVGGQSTYDTKGKTAIDSAYRYDPRFDRWLQIASLNEKRTFFHLSALKGKLFAVGGRNASGEIDTVECYNLRKNEWTFVTSMVEPHYGHAGTVHGNLMYISGGITRDTFQKELWCYDAAADTWSRRADMRELRGLHCMCTVGDRLYVMGGNHFRGSSDYDDVLGCEYYSPETDQWSVVAPMPRGQSDVGVTVFNGQIYVVGGYSWNSRCMVEIVQRYDPEQDAWDRVFNVLEPLGGIRACTMTVHLPEGSVDEAQIQECPLPAVKN
- the LOC109637929 gene encoding kelch-like protein 9 isoform X1; this encodes MLQKQRRSLRRLKSPTRGCSAADALCSTLPLGALVGPTVRLEGGLGSGLLKRISSRKSRQRNNSPQEANEMGGSGDDSVPGRLSRRLSRLGSRHQSRDPPRPPAQPERPPAPGERPVHQDDRPAPPAAAPPPPPAPAPAPAPPSPPVDMPPKRTDKATKPKLPPRPLSKVFSSTGHGAAVLQGFDHFRADKTLCDVVLVPGDSNETFPVHRVIMASSSDYFKAMFTGGMREQDMKEIKLHGVTQLGLKNIIDFIYTSKVSLDMGNLQDTLEAANFLQVMPVLRFSNQLLSSEITIDNCVEIERIATDLLLEEVQFNIGEFVSQNLLALVQCGRYLQLSESSMAMALSSNSLEGFSELELYHIARGWLDHEPPKRRSSVFALMRHIRFPLMSPSELIQISQDDEEGGDSMMRSDTACVNLLLEASNYQMMPFMQPALQTERTQIRSNSTHILALGGVMRQQLVVSRELRLYDENSDQWRALKPMEAPRYQHGVALLGGFLFIVGGQSTYDTKGKTAIDSAYRYDPRFDRWLQIASLNEKRTFFHLSALKGKLFAVGGRNASGEIDTVECYNLRKNEWTFVTSMVEPHYGHAGTVHGNLMYISGGITRDTFQKELWCYDAAADTWSRRADMRELRGLHCMCTVGDRLYVMGGNHFRGSSDYDDVLGCEYYSPETDQWSVVAPMPRGQSDVGVTVFNGQIYVVGGYSWNSRCMVEIVQRYDPEQDAWDRVFNVLEPLGGIRACTMTVHLPEGSVDEAQIQECPLPAVKN